In Apteryx mantelli isolate bAptMan1 chromosome 16, bAptMan1.hap1, whole genome shotgun sequence, a single genomic region encodes these proteins:
- the ERCC4 gene encoding DNA repair endonuclease XPF — MAALLEHESQIFLDLFHRDGLVVCARGLGIDRLLLRFLRLYSEPASLVLVLNTSPAEEEYFIDQLRSDGVVHLPRRVTNEVTNNIRYEFYTQGGVLFATSRILVVDFLTDRIPANLITGILVYKAHRIIESCQEAFILRLYRQKNKQGFIKAFTDNAIAFNTGFCHVERVMRNLFVRKLYLWPRFHIAVNSFLEKHKPEVVEIHVSMTPGMLAIQTSILDILNACLRELKRYNPALEVEDLSLENAIGKPFDKTIRHYLDPLWHQLGAKTKSLVQDLKILRTLLQYLTQYDCVTFLNLLESLKASEKAFGENSGWLFLDSSTSMFVNARARVYRIADDRLNKKSKVSENNDVKKENELKRELVLESNPKWEALREVLKEIENENKNSEDLGGPGQVLICASDDRACAQLKEYITVGAEAFLMRLYNKTFGKDEKAGEVWSKDRKAVKSKGSTRPDTGTQAQKAKLKASSKENKHKKQQDRTLTQMIGKTEEENREEELEVEEYKELSSSQESSIEETVPEDFHINLPSDSYYGIFKTPLTIIHPLQGCSDPYALTRVLHEVEPRYVVLYDAELTFVRQLEIYKASRPGKPLRVYFLIYGGSTEEQRYLTALRKEKEAFEKLIREKASMVIPEEREGRDETNLDLVRDATPASVSTDTRKAGGQEQKSAQQTVIVDMREFRSELPSLIHRRGIDIEPVTLEVGDYILTPDICVERKSISDLIGSLNNGRLYTQCISMSRYYKRPILLIEFDPNKSFSLIPRGCLHQEISSNDVTSKLTLLTLHFPKLRILWCPSPHATAELFEELKQNHPQPDAETAMAVTADSEVLPESDKYNPGPQDFLLKMPGVNTKNCRVLMNHVKSIAELVTLSKDKLSKILGNAINATQLFDFIHLTYSEAISQGKNKR, encoded by the exons atggcggcgctgctggagcacGAGAGCCAGATCTTCCTGGACCTCTTCCACCGCGACGGGCTGGTGGTGTGCGCCCGCGGGCTGGGCATCGACCGCTTGCTGCTGCGCTTCCTCCGCCTCTACAGCGAGCCCGCCAGCCTGGTGCTGGTGCTCAACACGAGCCCCGCCGAGGAG GAATATTTTATTGATCAGCTGAGGTCAGATGGAGTTGTTCATCTTCCTCGGCGTGTTACCAATGAAGTTACAAATAATATTCGTTATGAATTTTACACACAAGGAGGTGTCCTCTTTGCAACAAGTCGAATCCTCGTGGTCGATTTCCTCACCGACAGAATTCCTGCAAACCTCATTACTG GCATTTTGGTATACAAAGCGCACAGAATCATTGAGTCTTGTCAGGAAGCATTTATCTTGCGACTTTATCGCCAGAAGAACAAGCAAGGCTTCATTAAAGCTTTTACAGATAATGCAATTGCGTTTAACACTGGCTTTTGCCATGTGGAAAGAGTGATGAGGAATCTTTTTGTCAGGAAACTTTATCTGTGGCCAAG ATTTCATATAGCTGTGAACTCATTTTTAGAGAAGCATAAACCTGAAGTGGTAGAAATACATGTGTCGATGACTCCTGGTATGCTTGCTATCCAGACCTCCATATTGGACATTTTGAATGCATGTCTGAGAGAACTCAAACGTTATAATCCAGCTCTTGAAGTAGAAGATCTATCTTTAGAAAATGCTATTGGTAAACCTTTTGACAAG ACAATACGTCACTATTTAGATCCTCTCTGGCATCAACTTGGAGCTAAGACCAAATCTTTAGTCCAGGATTTGAAGATACTACGTACTTTGCTACAATATCTAACTCAGTATGATTGTGTCACCTTCCTTAATCTTTTGGAGTCACTGAAAGCAAGCGAAAAAGCTTTTGGTGAGAATTCAG GTTGGCTGTTTCTTGATTCTAGTACTTCAATGTTTGTAAATGCTCGAGCCAGAGTTTATCGCATTGCAGATGACAGACtgaataaaaaaagcaaagtttctgaaaacaatgatgtaaagaaggaaaatg AACTGAAAAGGGAATTGGTTCTAGAAAGTAacccgaaatgggaagctttacGGGAAGTAttgaaagaaattgaaaatgagaATAAGAACAGTGAAGATCTTGGTGGTCCAG GACAAGTACTTATTTGTGCCAGTGATGACCGAGCTTGTGCACAGCTCAAGGAATATATTACTGTTGGAGCAGAAGCTTTTTTAATGAGATTGTATAACAAAACCTTTGGAAAGGATGAGAAGGCTGGCGAAGTGTGGAGTAAGGATAGAAAAGCTGTCAAGTCCAAAGGAAGCACCAGACCAGACACAGGAACTCAAGCCCAAAAGGCCAAACTCAAGgcttcttcaaaagaaaataaacacaagaAGCAGCAAGACCGGACTTTAACCCAAATGATAGGGAAAACTGAGGAGGAAAACAGAGAGGAGGAGTTGGAGGTGGAAGAGTACAAAGAATTAAGCAGTAGCCAAGAAAGCAGTATTGAAGAGACtgttcctgaagatttccatatTAACTTGCCCTCAGATTCTTACTATGGTATCTTCAAAACACCTCTCACGATTATTCATCCCTTACAGGGTTGCAGTGATCCCTATGCACTCACTCGGGTATTGCATGAAGTAGAACCAAGATATGTTGTATTATATGATGCAGAACTAACTTTTGTTCGGCAGCTGGAAATCTACAAGGCAAGCAGGCCTGGAAAGCCTTTGAG GGTTTATTTCCTCATATATGGGGGCTCAACAGAAGAACAGCGCTATCTCACAgctctgagaaaggaaaaggaggcCTTTGAGAAACTCATTCG AGAGAAGGCCAGCATGGTCATTcctgaagagagagaaggaagagatgaAACAAACTTGGACCTAGTAAGAGATGCCACTCCTGCATCTGTTTCCACTGACACACGCAAAGCAG gtGGACAAGAACAGAAGAGTGCTCAGCAAACTGTAATAGTGGATATGCGGGAATTTCGTAGTGAGCTTCCATCACTTATTCATCGTCGTGGCATTGACATTGAGCCTGTTACTTTGGAAGTTGGAGATTACATTTTAACTCCTGATATCTGTGTAGAGCGGAAAAGTATCAGTGATCTTATTGGTTCCCTAAATAATGGAAGACTGTACACACAGTGCATTTCTATGTCCCGTTACTATAAGCGACCAATTCTCCTGATTGAATTTGATCCTAACAAATCTTTCTCCTTGATTCCACGAGGCTGTCTACATCAGGAGATTTCCAGTAATGATGTTACTTCTAAACTAACCCTTCTTACACTCCATTTCCCTAAGTTACGTATCCTGTGGTGTCCCTCTCCTCATGCTACTGCTGAACTGTTTGAAGAATTGAAACAAAACCATCCACAACCTGATGCAGAAACAGCAATGGCTGTCACAGCAGATTCTGAAGTTCTTCCTGAGTCAGACAAGTATAACCCTGGTCCCCAGGACTTTCTATTAAAAATGCCAGGTGTTAACACAAAAAACTGCCGTGTCTTAATGAACCATGTTAAAAGCATTGCAGAGCTAGTAACACTGTCAAAGGACAAACTTTCCAAAATTTTGGGTAATGCCATCAATGCCACACAACTCTTTGACTTCATTCACCTGACCTACAGCGAGGCAATAtctcaaggaaaaaacaaaagatga